In Nerophis ophidion isolate RoL-2023_Sa linkage group LG02, RoL_Noph_v1.0, whole genome shotgun sequence, one DNA window encodes the following:
- the kif7 gene encoding kinesin-like protein kif7 isoform X1, whose protein sequence is MSPKVPVNHGRGDFSAVQVAVRVRPLLPKELLHCHESCITVDSELQRVTLGHDRHFLCDFLFEETCHQEEVYSVSVQPLIDAFFQGFNATVFAYGQTGSGKTYTIGEANISSFRDEEQGIIPRAVADVFKLLDENDLTDFSVRVSYLEVYKEEFKDLLEVETASKDIHIREDKGNIVLCGVKECEVEGLDEVLSLLESGNTARHTGATQMNPNSSRSHTIFTLYMDQRRGSLRLYGNATSTGPQMLSSKFHFVDLAGSERILRTGNTGERLKESIQINSGLLALGNVIGALGDPKRKGSHIPYRDSKITRILKDSLGGNSKTLMIACVSPSSSDFDESLNTLNYATRARNIQNRATVNCKREPDRVEGLEQQIKALRRALENRHRSETRIIAHADPNRRLRLGEGEISRLQVQSVHYRTCTDTAYRLLRELQSEGALTAEQTLKVKEWICSVEEERSRLTTASGPDSGIENSSTEENVALRRERPSVNNQDSDSLEERWSYEHDSVKDGEKDPPAVARLQTQILHLEQENTDFLAALEDAMEQYKLQSDKLQEQQDLIAELQCLISSPGLHGLGHNLCLRPHTAPMGSMQHSINGGLQVGKQDVCLNEDQKTSGGAEIHEVEEESSQSNLPRVRRRQVNQTWTKKDLLSVGRISGKGLISQLPEPDQHPSIARNASCASVGEISVRDVVRGFEGISEWGLHQAQQKIRELSVTIRMKEELIKELVKTGKDAQSLNKQYSHKITALESEAVQARQELQEAQKQLQDLEKQEREISTTDKSRAQECRRKIAAAQSKVQVLSQRQRDTAHLANLPAQSERRVLELERSVHSMRQQQELLQKRLRQESQQKRRLESEMQRRTHRVKELEIKNEQQQKILKIKTEEIAAFQRQRRSGSNGSVVSLEEQQKIEEQKRWLDEEMERVLEQRRGLEDLEGELTKREEILAKKEALLQERSGLETKRLRSSQALSKDLVTLTGRIETLEHELSERNGLLRSSSAQDSQQIRQEISNLRQEKDSLLKQREELDDKLRQGNLLSPEEERTLFQLDEAIEALDAAIEYKNEAITQRQRQLRASASMLSQWEMNLMAKLSYLSASETRALLCKYFDKVVSLREEERKLQLALAELEMQLDEQQQLVQWLENALDRTQLDTDRRLTQQQKEHERSVQLLLQQCREQMDEDLAGRQRQYEGWIYGLNKELNHYKAVNLDLSNKLREFCGSVSQPKEQVKVVSSESKPLNVNSADSHAGRGTPMTEKPPKSREEMRELVNAPLPSTWRRSSLPTEEPAAMEELWLRTASDVPVNRVVQSGPNSPTVPMLLPSVKSRRDSRRSSLNIGPLISNNTFTDTRKNLA, encoded by the exons ATGTCCCCCAAAGTGCCAGTCAACCATGGCAGAGGAGATTTTTCTGCAGTGCAAGTTGCTGTTCGAGTGCGTCCGTTGCTTCCTAAAGAGCTCCTCCACTGCCATGAGAGCTGCATCACTGTAGACTCTGAACTCCAGCGGGTCACCCTGGGTCATGACAGACACTTCCTGTGTGATTTCTTGTTTGAGGAAACCTGCCACCAAGAGGAGGTTTATTCTGTGTCAGTGCAGCCTCTCATTGATGCTTTCTTTCAAGGGTTCAATGCTACAGTTTTTGCTTACGGTCAGACAGGCTCAGGGAAGACGTACACCATTGGAGAAGCTAATATAT CTTCATTCCGAGATGAGGAGCAAGGCATCATCCCCAGGGCTGTTGCAGACGTCTTCAAGCTGCTGGATGAAAATGATCTTACAGACTTTTCAGTCCGAGTTTCCTACTTAGAGGTCTACAAAGAGGAATTTAAGGACCTACTGGAGGTGGAAACTGCAAGCAAGGACATCCATATCCGGGAAGATAAGGGCAACATTG TCCTGTGTGGTGTAAAGGAGTGTGAAGTGGAGGGTCTTGATGAGGTGTTGAGTTTACTGGAATCAGGAAACACAGCGAGACACACTGGTGCAACCCAAATGAATCCAAACTCGAGCCGCTCCCACACTATCTTCACCTTGTACATGGATCAGCGGCGGGGGAGTTTGCGCCTTTACGGGAATGCGACAAGCACCGGACCCCAAATGTTGTCTTCCAAGTTCCATTTTGTAGACCTGGCAGGCTCAGAGCGCATCCTGAGGACAGGCAACACAGGCGAGAGACTAAAAGAGAGCATCCAGATTAACAGTGGCCTTCTTGCACTGGGGAACGTTATCGGAGCCCTTGGTGACCCCAAAAGAAAAGGCTCTCACATACCTTATAGAGATTCTAAAATCACAAG GATACTTAAAGACTCCTTGGGAGGAAATTCAAAAACCCTGATGATCGCCTGCGTCAGCCCATCTTCCTCAGACTTTGATGAAAGTCTTAACACGCTAAATTATGCAACAAGGGCCCGCAATATTCAGAATCGGGCTACTGTCAACTGCAAGCGGGAGCCTGATCGTGTGGAAGGGCTGGAGCAACAAATCAAGGCCCTTCGCCGAGCCTTGGAAAACCGCCATCGTTCAGAGACCCGCATTATCGCTCATGCTGATCCTAACCGAAGACTACGACTTGGCGAAGGAGAAATCAGCAGGCTTCAAGTCCAAAGTGTGCACTATAGGACTTGCACAGACACCGCTTACAG ATTGCTACGTGAGCTGCAAAGTGAAGGCGCGCTGACCGCGGAACAGACTCTGAAAGTGAAAGAGTGGATCTGCTCTGTGGAAGAGGAACGGAGTAGACTGACAACTGCCTCTGGACCAGACAGCGGGATCGAGAACAGTTCTACTGAGGAAAACGTCGCTTTAAGAAGGGAAAGACCTTCTGTGAACAACCAG GATTCCGACTCTTTGGAGGAGAGGTGGAGCTATGAACATGACAGTGtgaaagatggagagaaggatcCGCCTGCCGTAGCCAGGCTTCAAACACAGATCCTGCACTTAGAGCAAGAGAATACAGACTTCCTGGCAGCTCTGGAGGATGCTATGGAACAATACAAGCTGCAG AGTGATAAGCTACAGGAGCAACAGGACCTGATAGCAGAGTTGCAGTGTTTGATTTCCAGTCCTGGGCTGCATGGACTTGGCCATAATTTGTGTTTACGGCCACACACTGCCCCAATGGGCTCCATGCAGCATAGCATAAATGGAGGATTGCAG GTTGGTAAACAGGATGTCTGTCTCAATGAGGATCAGAAGACCTCAGGTGGTGCAGAAATCCATGAAGTGGAAGAAGAAAGCAGTCAGTCAAACCTGCCTAGAGTGAGACGAAG ACAGGTGAACCAAACCTGGACCAAGAAGGACTTGCTTTCAGTTGGACGAATCAGTGGCAAAGGGCTCATATCTCAGCTGCCTGAGCCCGACCAGCATCCAAGTATAGCAAGAAATGCTT CTTGCGCCAGCGTGGGGGAGATATCTGTACGTGATGTGGTGAGAGGCTTTGAAGGCATTTCAGAATGGGGTCTCCATCAGGCCCAGCAGAAGATTAGGGAACTGTCAGTCACCATCCGGATGAAAGAGGAGCTCATTAAAGAGCTGGTCAAAACGG GTAAGGATGCACAGTCTTTGAACAAGCAGTACAGTCACAAAATTACAGCTCTGGAAAGTGAAGCCGTGCAGGCTCGACAGGAGCTTCAGGAGGCCCAAAAGCAACTTCAGGACCTGGAGAAGCAGGAGAGAGAAATCAGCACTACAGACAAGAGCCGTGCACAGGAATGTAGACGGAAAATAGCGGCCGCACAAAGCAAAGTTCAG GTTCTCAGTCAGCGTCAGAGGGATACAGCCCATCTTGCTAATCTGCCTGCACAGAGTGAGCGCCGTGTGCTCGAGCTCGAGCGCAGTGTTCATTCCATGAGGCAACAACAGGAACTTCTGCAAAAGCGGCTGCGACAGGAGAGTCAGCAGAAACGACGTCTGGAGTCTGAGATGCAGCGCAGAACCCACAGAGTCAAG GAACTTGAGATAAAGAATGAGCAACAGCAGAAGATCTTAAAGATTAAGACGGAGGAGATTGCTGCCTTTCAGAGACAAAGACGCAGTGGCAGCAATGGCTCCGTTGTGTCACTGGAGGAGCAACAG AAGATCGAGGAGCAGAAACGTTGGTTGGATGAGGAAATGGAGCGTGTGTTGGAGCAGAGACGAGGGCTTGAAGATCTTGAAGGAGAGCTCACGAAAAGAGAAGAAATATTGGCCAAAAAAGAAGCCCTCTTACAGGAACGCAGTGGTCTTGAAACCAAGAGGCTCCGCTCCAGTCAG GCACTGAGTAAGGATTTGGTGACGCTAACAGGACGCATCGAGACCCTGGAGCACGAGTTGAGTGAGAGGAATGGTCTCCTTCGCAGCAGCAGTGCTCAGGACTCCCAACAGATTAGACAAGAAATCTCCAATCTGCGTCAAGAGAAAGATTCCTTGCTGAAACAAAGAGAGGAGCTTGATGATAAACTGCGGCAGGGTAACCTGCTCTCACCTGAG GAGGAGCGAACTCTCTTCCAGCTGGATGAAGCCATTGAGGCTCTAGATGCGGCAATTGAGTATAAGAATGAAGCCATCACTCAGAGGCAAAGGCAGCTTCGGGCATCGGCCAGTATGCTGTCCCAGTGGGAGATGAATCTCATGGCCAAACTCAGTTACCTGTCTGCCTCCGAGACACGAGCTCTGCTGTGCAAGTACTTTGACAAG GTGGTGTCTCTGCGCGAAGAGGAGCGTAAGTTGCAACTCGCCCTAGCTGAGCTGGAAATGCAGCTGGATGAGCAGCAGCAGCTGGTGCAGTGGCTAGAGAATGCTCTGGATCGCACGCAGCTCGACACCGACCGCAGGCTCACTCAGCAGCAGAAGGAGCACGAGAGGAGTGTCCAGCTCTTACTGCAGCAGTGTCGAG AGCAAATGGACGAGGACCTGGCAGGAAGGCAACGGCAGTACGAGGGATGGATCTATGGCCTCAACAAGGAGCTTAACCACTACAAGGCGGTAAATCTGGACCTTAGCAACAAACTGAGGGAGTTCTGTGGCTCAGTCAGCCAGCCGAAGGAGCAGGTTAAAG TGGTGTCATCTGAAAGTAAACCACTAAATGTCAACAGTGCAGATAGTCATGCAGGAAGAGGGACCCCAATGACTGAAAAACCTCCCAAATCTAGAGAAGAAATGCGGGAGCTCGTGAACGCTCCTCTCCCATCCACCTGGAGGCGCTCCTCTCTCCCTACAGAGGAGCCCGCTGCCATGGAGGAGCTGTGGCTGCGAACAGCCTCCGACGTTCCTGTCAACCGCGTAGTCCAAAGTGGGCCCAACTCTCCCACCGTGCCAATGCTGCTGCCCTCTGTGAAGTCTCGGAGGGATTCTCGTCGCAGCAGCCTCAATATCGGACCACTCATTTCTAACAACACTTTCACGGACACACGCAAGAATCTTGCCTGA
- the kif7 gene encoding kinesin-like protein kif7 isoform X2, with product MSPKVPVNHGRGDFSAVQVAVRVRPLLPKELLHCHESCITVDSELQRVTLGHDRHFLCDFLFEETCHQEEVYSVSVQPLIDAFFQGFNATVFAYGQTGSGKTYTIGEANISSFRDEEQGIIPRAVADVFKLLDENDLTDFSVRVSYLEVYKEEFKDLLEVETASKDIHIREDKGNIVLCGVKECEVEGLDEVLSLLESGNTARHTGATQMNPNSSRSHTIFTLYMDQRRGSLRLYGNATSTGPQMLSSKFHFVDLAGSERILRTGNTGERLKESIQINSGLLALGNVIGALGDPKRKGSHIPYRDSKITRILKDSLGGNSKTLMIACVSPSSSDFDESLNTLNYATRARNIQNRATVNCKREPDRVEGLEQQIKALRRALENRHRSETRIIAHADPNRRLRLGEGEISRLQVQSVHYRTCTDTAYRLLRELQSEGALTAEQTLKVKEWICSVEEERSRLTTASGPDSGIENSSTEENVALRRERPSVNNQDSDSLEERWSYEHDSVKDGEKDPPAVARLQTQILHLEQENTDFLAALEDAMEQYKLQSDKLQEQQDLIAELQCLISSPGLHGLGHNLCLRPHTAPMGSMQHSINGGLQDQKTSGGAEIHEVEEESSQSNLPRVRRRQVNQTWTKKDLLSVGRISGKGLISQLPEPDQHPSIARNASCASVGEISVRDVVRGFEGISEWGLHQAQQKIRELSVTIRMKEELIKELVKTGKDAQSLNKQYSHKITALESEAVQARQELQEAQKQLQDLEKQEREISTTDKSRAQECRRKIAAAQSKVQVLSQRQRDTAHLANLPAQSERRVLELERSVHSMRQQQELLQKRLRQESQQKRRLESEMQRRTHRVKELEIKNEQQQKILKIKTEEIAAFQRQRRSGSNGSVVSLEEQQKIEEQKRWLDEEMERVLEQRRGLEDLEGELTKREEILAKKEALLQERSGLETKRLRSSQALSKDLVTLTGRIETLEHELSERNGLLRSSSAQDSQQIRQEISNLRQEKDSLLKQREELDDKLRQGNLLSPEEERTLFQLDEAIEALDAAIEYKNEAITQRQRQLRASASMLSQWEMNLMAKLSYLSASETRALLCKYFDKVVSLREEERKLQLALAELEMQLDEQQQLVQWLENALDRTQLDTDRRLTQQQKEHERSVQLLLQQCREQMDEDLAGRQRQYEGWIYGLNKELNHYKAVNLDLSNKLREFCGSVSQPKEQVKVVSSESKPLNVNSADSHAGRGTPMTEKPPKSREEMRELVNAPLPSTWRRSSLPTEEPAAMEELWLRTASDVPVNRVVQSGPNSPTVPMLLPSVKSRRDSRRSSLNIGPLISNNTFTDTRKNLA from the exons ATGTCCCCCAAAGTGCCAGTCAACCATGGCAGAGGAGATTTTTCTGCAGTGCAAGTTGCTGTTCGAGTGCGTCCGTTGCTTCCTAAAGAGCTCCTCCACTGCCATGAGAGCTGCATCACTGTAGACTCTGAACTCCAGCGGGTCACCCTGGGTCATGACAGACACTTCCTGTGTGATTTCTTGTTTGAGGAAACCTGCCACCAAGAGGAGGTTTATTCTGTGTCAGTGCAGCCTCTCATTGATGCTTTCTTTCAAGGGTTCAATGCTACAGTTTTTGCTTACGGTCAGACAGGCTCAGGGAAGACGTACACCATTGGAGAAGCTAATATAT CTTCATTCCGAGATGAGGAGCAAGGCATCATCCCCAGGGCTGTTGCAGACGTCTTCAAGCTGCTGGATGAAAATGATCTTACAGACTTTTCAGTCCGAGTTTCCTACTTAGAGGTCTACAAAGAGGAATTTAAGGACCTACTGGAGGTGGAAACTGCAAGCAAGGACATCCATATCCGGGAAGATAAGGGCAACATTG TCCTGTGTGGTGTAAAGGAGTGTGAAGTGGAGGGTCTTGATGAGGTGTTGAGTTTACTGGAATCAGGAAACACAGCGAGACACACTGGTGCAACCCAAATGAATCCAAACTCGAGCCGCTCCCACACTATCTTCACCTTGTACATGGATCAGCGGCGGGGGAGTTTGCGCCTTTACGGGAATGCGACAAGCACCGGACCCCAAATGTTGTCTTCCAAGTTCCATTTTGTAGACCTGGCAGGCTCAGAGCGCATCCTGAGGACAGGCAACACAGGCGAGAGACTAAAAGAGAGCATCCAGATTAACAGTGGCCTTCTTGCACTGGGGAACGTTATCGGAGCCCTTGGTGACCCCAAAAGAAAAGGCTCTCACATACCTTATAGAGATTCTAAAATCACAAG GATACTTAAAGACTCCTTGGGAGGAAATTCAAAAACCCTGATGATCGCCTGCGTCAGCCCATCTTCCTCAGACTTTGATGAAAGTCTTAACACGCTAAATTATGCAACAAGGGCCCGCAATATTCAGAATCGGGCTACTGTCAACTGCAAGCGGGAGCCTGATCGTGTGGAAGGGCTGGAGCAACAAATCAAGGCCCTTCGCCGAGCCTTGGAAAACCGCCATCGTTCAGAGACCCGCATTATCGCTCATGCTGATCCTAACCGAAGACTACGACTTGGCGAAGGAGAAATCAGCAGGCTTCAAGTCCAAAGTGTGCACTATAGGACTTGCACAGACACCGCTTACAG ATTGCTACGTGAGCTGCAAAGTGAAGGCGCGCTGACCGCGGAACAGACTCTGAAAGTGAAAGAGTGGATCTGCTCTGTGGAAGAGGAACGGAGTAGACTGACAACTGCCTCTGGACCAGACAGCGGGATCGAGAACAGTTCTACTGAGGAAAACGTCGCTTTAAGAAGGGAAAGACCTTCTGTGAACAACCAG GATTCCGACTCTTTGGAGGAGAGGTGGAGCTATGAACATGACAGTGtgaaagatggagagaaggatcCGCCTGCCGTAGCCAGGCTTCAAACACAGATCCTGCACTTAGAGCAAGAGAATACAGACTTCCTGGCAGCTCTGGAGGATGCTATGGAACAATACAAGCTGCAG AGTGATAAGCTACAGGAGCAACAGGACCTGATAGCAGAGTTGCAGTGTTTGATTTCCAGTCCTGGGCTGCATGGACTTGGCCATAATTTGTGTTTACGGCCACACACTGCCCCAATGGGCTCCATGCAGCATAGCATAAATGGAGGATTGCAG GATCAGAAGACCTCAGGTGGTGCAGAAATCCATGAAGTGGAAGAAGAAAGCAGTCAGTCAAACCTGCCTAGAGTGAGACGAAG ACAGGTGAACCAAACCTGGACCAAGAAGGACTTGCTTTCAGTTGGACGAATCAGTGGCAAAGGGCTCATATCTCAGCTGCCTGAGCCCGACCAGCATCCAAGTATAGCAAGAAATGCTT CTTGCGCCAGCGTGGGGGAGATATCTGTACGTGATGTGGTGAGAGGCTTTGAAGGCATTTCAGAATGGGGTCTCCATCAGGCCCAGCAGAAGATTAGGGAACTGTCAGTCACCATCCGGATGAAAGAGGAGCTCATTAAAGAGCTGGTCAAAACGG GTAAGGATGCACAGTCTTTGAACAAGCAGTACAGTCACAAAATTACAGCTCTGGAAAGTGAAGCCGTGCAGGCTCGACAGGAGCTTCAGGAGGCCCAAAAGCAACTTCAGGACCTGGAGAAGCAGGAGAGAGAAATCAGCACTACAGACAAGAGCCGTGCACAGGAATGTAGACGGAAAATAGCGGCCGCACAAAGCAAAGTTCAG GTTCTCAGTCAGCGTCAGAGGGATACAGCCCATCTTGCTAATCTGCCTGCACAGAGTGAGCGCCGTGTGCTCGAGCTCGAGCGCAGTGTTCATTCCATGAGGCAACAACAGGAACTTCTGCAAAAGCGGCTGCGACAGGAGAGTCAGCAGAAACGACGTCTGGAGTCTGAGATGCAGCGCAGAACCCACAGAGTCAAG GAACTTGAGATAAAGAATGAGCAACAGCAGAAGATCTTAAAGATTAAGACGGAGGAGATTGCTGCCTTTCAGAGACAAAGACGCAGTGGCAGCAATGGCTCCGTTGTGTCACTGGAGGAGCAACAG AAGATCGAGGAGCAGAAACGTTGGTTGGATGAGGAAATGGAGCGTGTGTTGGAGCAGAGACGAGGGCTTGAAGATCTTGAAGGAGAGCTCACGAAAAGAGAAGAAATATTGGCCAAAAAAGAAGCCCTCTTACAGGAACGCAGTGGTCTTGAAACCAAGAGGCTCCGCTCCAGTCAG GCACTGAGTAAGGATTTGGTGACGCTAACAGGACGCATCGAGACCCTGGAGCACGAGTTGAGTGAGAGGAATGGTCTCCTTCGCAGCAGCAGTGCTCAGGACTCCCAACAGATTAGACAAGAAATCTCCAATCTGCGTCAAGAGAAAGATTCCTTGCTGAAACAAAGAGAGGAGCTTGATGATAAACTGCGGCAGGGTAACCTGCTCTCACCTGAG GAGGAGCGAACTCTCTTCCAGCTGGATGAAGCCATTGAGGCTCTAGATGCGGCAATTGAGTATAAGAATGAAGCCATCACTCAGAGGCAAAGGCAGCTTCGGGCATCGGCCAGTATGCTGTCCCAGTGGGAGATGAATCTCATGGCCAAACTCAGTTACCTGTCTGCCTCCGAGACACGAGCTCTGCTGTGCAAGTACTTTGACAAG GTGGTGTCTCTGCGCGAAGAGGAGCGTAAGTTGCAACTCGCCCTAGCTGAGCTGGAAATGCAGCTGGATGAGCAGCAGCAGCTGGTGCAGTGGCTAGAGAATGCTCTGGATCGCACGCAGCTCGACACCGACCGCAGGCTCACTCAGCAGCAGAAGGAGCACGAGAGGAGTGTCCAGCTCTTACTGCAGCAGTGTCGAG AGCAAATGGACGAGGACCTGGCAGGAAGGCAACGGCAGTACGAGGGATGGATCTATGGCCTCAACAAGGAGCTTAACCACTACAAGGCGGTAAATCTGGACCTTAGCAACAAACTGAGGGAGTTCTGTGGCTCAGTCAGCCAGCCGAAGGAGCAGGTTAAAG TGGTGTCATCTGAAAGTAAACCACTAAATGTCAACAGTGCAGATAGTCATGCAGGAAGAGGGACCCCAATGACTGAAAAACCTCCCAAATCTAGAGAAGAAATGCGGGAGCTCGTGAACGCTCCTCTCCCATCCACCTGGAGGCGCTCCTCTCTCCCTACAGAGGAGCCCGCTGCCATGGAGGAGCTGTGGCTGCGAACAGCCTCCGACGTTCCTGTCAACCGCGTAGTCCAAAGTGGGCCCAACTCTCCCACCGTGCCAATGCTGCTGCCCTCTGTGAAGTCTCGGAGGGATTCTCGTCGCAGCAGCCTCAATATCGGACCACTCATTTCTAACAACACTTTCACGGACACACGCAAGAATCTTGCCTGA